In Methanosarcina barkeri MS, a single window of DNA contains:
- a CDS encoding PKD domain-containing protein — protein sequence MTNKKPISTLLLMILSIGVCLTLLAGTVAADDWVGGLPLATVQTGTVTGDLYISGNPPSATYTTVVDRTFTLPTAAVAGSGRVKWARLYVSSYCGHMQDAKAITYTTKVDWNNDGTWDNNWTESDPGQPFIYMQGGDYGGGGNDNSEFTGHDTGEPYLMLNDHTTRVTSDYLSWYDVTNLIQENEPTIKVNVDATGSYDGRIKMVELVVAYDDPSSTTETQYWINEGHDACTYYTEENEDNVAVGTTTFDTSGLSGITSATLIADYMASNNGYYGFPTADNDFVASAKTGSFTNTGLDNDADTQGPYSGIDSWNVTSSISGSSSTFAYARYLPGTGTSAFYKIPLVFLVAKKPLQSSSAPDAEFSANVTNGKSPFTVRFNDSSTGSPTSWQWDFNNDGTVDSTEQNPSHIYSTAGTYDVNLTVSNADGSDSEVKTEYITVTSAATNDLSISGIVNTVPGSAVFAKEPNTIKVTNVMNTGTASLTNISVAFYASDVSNGTVPVNTTTISSLAGGAKTTVSLIDPTIRNLEDGTVTYTSVVDPDNLIPETNEENNNKSSSAKPLRYNGYKGKGIYWEGESNITTKHTYDLQGNLLYSTQPDTSYKAVGWTGRTEIWTADDLPIPSGSTIEKAFLYFAYNWDQTPGGYPWLNLNFNGNTIENGNLSTGDGTLYRDWSNFGGYADYEYGLCVYDVTDKFNETGNSLVTSPYGSSYNKVALYPSTLVVIYRDSNETRKQIFINEECDELGVSMSSYGTTSEEATAYAPFTGMSIDKSKVTNATMYSFAGSAGPDEGNLLFNGNTVAPLAWQGSSNSASPLVFNVKNYINETENEAGIQGTTSGGMDALQQILVVEYQKEQEAAPVANFTANVTSGTAPLDVQFTDASTGTVSSYTWDFDNDGTVDSTEQNPVYTYTAAGNYTVNLTVSNSGGSDSKVKTEYIVVSEPLPGAPVADFAATPTSGDAPLTVNFTDASTGTVSSYSWDFNNDGNVDSTEQNPVYTYAAAGNYTVNLTVANTGGSDSKVKTEYIVVSEPLPGFPVANFTANRTSGTAPLDVQFTDASIGNISSYTWDFDNNGTVDSTEQNPVYTYTAAGNYTVNLTVSNSGGSDSKVKTEYIVVSEPLPGAPVADFTATPTSGDSPLTVNFTDVSTGTVSSYAWDLDNDGTVDSIEQNPVYTYAAAGTYTVNLTVTGPGGSDSEVKTGYIEVSSPSPSKLVAAFSASPTSGKTPLNVKFTDTSTGSPASWLWDFGDGSKSFLQNPIHKYSKVGVYTVSLRVKNDADRDTVTKTDYIKVVTKPVANFTSSATSGKTPLNVAFNDTSTGSPTFWKWDFGDGSKSFHQNPIHKYSKAGVYTVNLTVKNAASRNTVTKTDYIKVVTKPVANFTSSTTSGKTPLNVAFTDTSTGSPTSWKWDFGDGSKSFHQNPIHKYSKAGIYTVNLTVKNAAGRNTVTKTDYIKVVTKPVANFTSSVTSGKVPLKVAFTDTSTGSPTSWKWDFGDGSKSYLQNPTHKYSKTGIYTVNLTVKNVQGSNMVTKTEYIAVVAKPVADFSAIPTSGKAPFTVEFTDNSTGVPTAWKWSFGDGTTSTEQNPEHQYLQGGSYKVTLTVTNVAGSSTTTKTNYIKVTTNTRPGVYSESK from the coding sequence ATGACGAATAAAAAACCAATTTCAACATTATTACTAATGATTCTAAGCATCGGAGTCTGCCTCACCTTGCTTGCAGGCACCGTAGCTGCTGACGACTGGGTAGGGGGTCTTCCACTGGCAACCGTACAGACCGGAACAGTGACCGGCGACCTGTACATCTCCGGGAACCCTCCGTCAGCAACATACACTACCGTTGTGGACAGGACTTTCACCCTTCCGACAGCTGCCGTTGCAGGGTCAGGTAGGGTCAAATGGGCCCGGCTCTACGTTTCCAGCTACTGTGGGCATATGCAGGATGCAAAAGCCATCACCTACACTACCAAGGTTGACTGGAATAACGATGGAACCTGGGACAACAACTGGACTGAGTCTGATCCTGGGCAGCCCTTTATCTACATGCAGGGTGGGGACTACGGTGGCGGCGGTAATGACAATAGCGAATTTACCGGGCACGACACCGGTGAACCCTATCTTATGCTCAACGACCACACAACCCGTGTGACGAGTGACTATCTTAGCTGGTATGATGTGACGAACCTGATTCAGGAAAATGAGCCCACTATCAAGGTGAACGTAGACGCCACAGGTTCCTACGACGGCCGGATAAAGATGGTCGAGCTCGTCGTCGCTTACGATGATCCTTCTTCAACAACAGAAACGCAGTACTGGATTAACGAGGGGCATGATGCCTGCACTTATTATACAGAGGAAAACGAGGACAATGTTGCCGTTGGAACCACCACGTTTGACACATCCGGACTTTCAGGCATTACCTCGGCCACACTCATCGCCGACTACATGGCAAGTAACAATGGGTACTACGGTTTCCCAACTGCAGATAATGATTTTGTTGCATCTGCAAAAACCGGGTCTTTTACAAACACAGGGCTTGACAATGATGCTGATACACAGGGCCCTTACTCAGGGATTGATTCCTGGAACGTTACATCGTCCATTTCCGGCAGCAGTTCCACTTTTGCCTATGCCAGATACCTACCGGGTACAGGTACCTCAGCATTCTACAAAATCCCCCTCGTGTTCCTGGTGGCGAAAAAACCGCTTCAATCAAGCTCTGCACCTGATGCCGAATTCAGCGCGAACGTGACCAATGGAAAGTCTCCTTTCACGGTTCGGTTTAACGACAGTTCAACTGGTTCCCCGACTTCCTGGCAGTGGGATTTTAATAACGACGGCACAGTTGATAGCACTGAGCAGAACCCCTCACATATCTATAGTACAGCCGGAACTTACGACGTTAACCTCACTGTTTCCAATGCCGACGGAAGCGATTCTGAGGTAAAGACCGAATACATAACCGTAACTTCAGCGGCGACGAACGACCTCAGTATATCAGGTATCGTCAATACGGTTCCAGGCTCTGCGGTTTTTGCCAAAGAACCAAATACCATAAAAGTTACCAATGTCATGAACACCGGAACTGCCAGCCTTACTAACATTTCAGTCGCATTTTATGCCAGCGACGTATCCAATGGAACGGTTCCGGTAAACACAACAACAATTTCATCCCTTGCAGGTGGAGCTAAAACCACTGTCTCTTTAATTGACCCAACTATCCGCAACCTTGAAGACGGTACCGTAACTTACACTTCAGTTGTTGATCCTGATAACCTGATTCCTGAAACCAATGAGGAAAACAACAACAAGAGCAGTTCTGCCAAACCACTCAGATACAACGGTTATAAGGGCAAAGGCATCTACTGGGAAGGCGAAAGCAACATCACCACCAAACATACCTATGACCTTCAGGGTAACCTTCTGTACTCCACCCAGCCTGATACTTCTTACAAAGCTGTCGGCTGGACTGGCAGGACGGAAATCTGGACTGCAGATGATCTTCCGATCCCCAGCGGTTCCACAATAGAAAAGGCCTTCCTTTATTTTGCCTACAACTGGGACCAAACTCCTGGTGGATATCCGTGGTTGAATCTTAACTTCAACGGAAACACAATTGAGAACGGAAACCTCTCAACAGGAGACGGAACTCTCTACAGGGACTGGAGCAATTTTGGAGGGTATGCTGATTATGAATATGGACTCTGCGTTTATGATGTAACTGACAAATTCAATGAGACCGGAAATAGCCTTGTAACAAGTCCCTATGGTAGTTCTTACAACAAAGTCGCATTGTATCCAAGCACTCTTGTTGTGATCTATCGTGATTCCAATGAAACCAGGAAGCAGATCTTCATCAATGAAGAGTGCGACGAACTTGGCGTATCTATGTCCAGTTATGGAACAACTTCCGAAGAGGCTACAGCATATGCTCCTTTCACTGGCATGTCTATTGATAAGAGCAAGGTAACAAATGCTACAATGTACAGTTTCGCCGGAAGTGCCGGTCCCGATGAAGGAAACCTGCTTTTCAACGGAAACACAGTGGCACCCCTGGCATGGCAGGGAAGTTCCAATTCAGCAAGTCCTCTGGTCTTTAATGTGAAAAATTACATTAATGAAACAGAAAACGAGGCCGGAATTCAGGGCACAACAAGCGGAGGCATGGATGCACTCCAGCAGATCCTTGTTGTTGAATATCAGAAAGAACAAGAAGCTGCACCAGTAGCTAACTTTACTGCAAATGTAACAAGCGGTACAGCTCCACTTGACGTTCAGTTTACAGATGCTTCAACTGGCACTGTCTCATCATATACATGGGACTTTGATAATGATGGAACTGTAGATAGTACTGAGCAGAATCCAGTCTACACTTACACTGCGGCGGGCAACTATACCGTTAACCTTACAGTTTCCAACTCGGGTGGAAGCGATTCTAAAGTAAAGACCGAATACATTGTCGTAAGTGAGCCATTGCCTGGAGCTCCAGTTGCAGATTTTGCAGCAACCCCAACTTCTGGAGATGCACCACTTACTGTTAACTTCACTGATGCTTCAACTGGCACTGTTTCGTCCTATTCGTGGGATTTCAATAACGATGGCAATGTAGACAGCACTGAGCAGAACCCGGTCTATACTTATGCTGCAGCCGGCAATTATACTGTCAACCTCACTGTTGCAAATACAGGTGGGAGCGACTCTAAAGTAAAAACTGAGTACATTGTCGTAAGTGAACCGCTTCCTGGCTTTCCGGTTGCAAACTTTACTGCAAATCGAACCAGTGGAACGGCTCCGCTTGACGTTCAGTTTACAGATGCATCAATTGGCAACATCTCATCATATACATGGGACTTTGATAACAATGGAACTGTAGATAGTACTGAGCAGAATCCAGTCTACACTTACACTGCGGCTGGTAACTATACCGTTAACCTTACAGTTTCCAACTCGGGTGGAAGCGATTCTAAAGTAAAGACCGAATACATTGTCGTAAGTGAACCATTGCCTGGAGCTCCAGTTGCAGATTTTACAGCAACCCCAACTTCCGGAGATTCACCACTTACTGTTAACTTCACTGATGTTTCAACTGGCACTGTCTCATCATATGCATGGGACCTTGATAACGATGGAACTGTAGACAGTATTGAGCAGAATCCAGTCTACACTTATGCCGCAGCTGGTACCTACACGGTTAACCTTACTGTAACCGGTCCGGGTGGAAGTGATTCTGAGGTAAAAACTGGGTACATTGAAGTCTCAAGTCCATCTCCATCAAAGCTAGTAGCTGCTTTTTCAGCGTCGCCTACTTCAGGAAAAACACCATTAAACGTTAAATTTACTGACACAAGCACTGGCTCCCCAGCCTCCTGGCTCTGGGACTTTGGAGACGGATCGAAGTCATTCCTCCAGAACCCGATTCACAAGTATTCAAAAGTAGGGGTATATACGGTTAGCTTGAGGGTAAAGAATGACGCAGACCGTGATACAGTAACAAAAACAGATTATATAAAAGTAGTAACAAAACCTGTTGCAAACTTCACCAGCAGTGCTACATCAGGAAAAACGCCGTTAAATGTTGCCTTTAATGACACAAGCACAGGCTCTCCAACTTTCTGGAAATGGGACTTTGGAGATGGATCAAAGTCATTCCACCAAAATCCAATTCATAAGTATTCCAAAGCAGGAGTATATACTGTTAACTTAACAGTAAAGAATGCGGCAAGCCGTAATACGGTAACAAAAACAGATTATATAAAAGTAGTAACAAAACCTGTTGCAAACTTCACCAGCAGTACTACATCAGGAAAAACGCCGTTAAATGTTGCTTTTACTGACACAAGCACAGGCTCCCCAACTTCCTGGAAATGGGACTTTGGAGACGGATCAAAGTCATTCCACCAGAATCCGATTCATAAGTATTCAAAGGCAGGAATATATACTGTTAACTTAACAGTAAAGAATGCAGCAGGCCGTAATACAGTAACAAAAACAGATTATATAAAAGTAGTAACAAAACCTGTTGCAAACTTCACCAGCAGTGTTACATCAGGAAAAGTACCATTAAAGGTTGCCTTTACCGATACAAGCACAGGCTCCCCAACTTCCTGGAAATGGGACTTTGGAGACGGATCAAAGTCATACCTCCAGAATCCGACTCACAAGTATTCAAAGACAGGGATATATACTGTTAACTTAACAGTAAAGAATGTTCAAGGCAGTAACATGGTAACAAAAACAGAATATATAGCAGTAGTAGCAAAACCAGTTGCCGACTTCTCTGCAATTCCTACCTCCGGAAAAGCACCATTTACAGTAGAATTTACTGACAACAGTACAGGAGTTCCTACTGCATGGAAATGGAGTTTTGGAGACGGAACAACTTCAACCGAGCAGAATCCAGAACATCAGTATTTGCAGGGAGGAAGCTATAAGGTTACACTTACAGTGACCAACGTTGCAGGTAGCAGTACGACAACAAAAACAAATTACATAAAAGTGACAACAAATACAAGACCGGGAGTATATTCTGAAAGCAAATAA
- a CDS encoding energy-coupling factor transporter transmembrane component T family protein, with product MKSLFRYEQKDSLLHRLDPRVKLLWLFGISVLSVVFGTPDLLAILFISTLPFWFILKPSKSRIKAMLIIFGSVLLSFTISQAFFYYWAKEPLFTLIPSSFPLIGPLTGGIYFYADGAIYGLYQSFRVMACLSAAMLVIATTHPGMLIDAFVRFFEIRIAGKNYRIGIPYEIAFMVSSAVSFAPTMLEESSVILNAMQARGLELKDIRRKAKALKYILVPLVVNILRAGRKLAIAADTRGFRANRHRTYVNELKLKRSDYIFLIYTILLTSGGLYLSYMGFGGTVPV from the coding sequence TTGAAAAGTCTTTTTCGCTATGAACAAAAAGATAGCCTGCTTCACAGGCTTGACCCGAGAGTTAAACTGCTCTGGCTTTTTGGAATTTCGGTGCTAAGTGTTGTTTTCGGAACTCCAGACTTATTGGCAATATTATTCATATCAACTTTACCTTTCTGGTTTATATTAAAGCCCTCAAAAAGCAGGATAAAGGCAATGCTTATTATCTTCGGGAGTGTCCTGTTAAGCTTTACAATATCACAGGCTTTTTTTTATTATTGGGCCAAAGAACCGTTGTTTACTCTCATTCCATCTTCTTTCCCATTGATAGGACCTCTTACAGGAGGGATCTATTTCTATGCAGATGGAGCCATCTATGGCCTGTATCAATCTTTCCGTGTTATGGCTTGTCTAAGTGCTGCTATGCTTGTTATTGCCACAACTCATCCCGGAATGCTTATCGATGCATTTGTTCGCTTTTTTGAAATTCGGATCGCAGGGAAAAATTATCGAATAGGAATTCCATACGAAATTGCATTTATGGTTTCCTCTGCGGTCAGCTTTGCTCCTACAATGCTCGAAGAGAGTAGTGTAATCCTGAATGCAATGCAAGCAAGAGGGCTTGAGCTTAAAGACATCCGCAGAAAAGCAAAGGCCCTGAAATATATCCTTGTTCCTCTCGTAGTTAATATACTCCGTGCAGGAAGAAAGCTTGCTATTGCAGCCGACACCCGGGGCTTTCGGGCAAACAGGCACAGGACCTACGTAAACGAACTCAAATTAAAAAGGAGCGATTACATCTTTCTGATATATACAATCCTTTTAACGTCAGGTGGGCTTTATCTGAGCTATATGGGTTTCGGAGGTACTGTACCTGTTTGA
- a CDS encoding ABC transporter ATP-binding protein, which yields MDSMLEKVAVARPIAHIKLENLTYSYPHSDSQILSDINLELKKGEFVLLVGPSGCGKSTLVRCLNRLIPEISGGSFSGRVLLHGQDLKNEKINKLALEVGMVFQNPETQLFRMTVAEDISFGPENLGLPIIEVLSRVEKALKAVRLEKLRDHFIFTLSGGEKQRTAIGGNLAMEPEILVLDEPTSDLDPAGTQKVLELLRKLNEEKQTTLILIEHKLDSVFEIADRMLVMDKGRFIFDGKPFEILCREEVTLKKLGIHPPQLTEIFHLLEMDYEASIVPSYENVLKRLAELLQVPATRQLENHRWQKPETSGSILPSEENLPFVRIENLYYRPEDGSEILKNINLNIKSGEFLALLGHNGAGKTTLAGHLIGFYRPSFGRILLNGKDIERYSTAQLSKKVGYLFQNPDSQIFMDSVTKEVRFGLENMDIPKDKIEKLVDESLETMELSAYKDRHPHSLSRGQRQRLAVASILALEPDLLVLDEPTTGQDRGHIAKFLDKIKELNKLGKTVILITHDMELVAEYAERVVVMKQGRILLDGPTANVFSNTEKLNEAGIIPPLLSRLCLDLRKQGINIPPLLTVSELKCFLQEHCPEFKD from the coding sequence ATGGATTCCATGTTGGAGAAAGTTGCAGTTGCCAGGCCAATTGCACATATCAAGCTTGAAAACCTAACATACAGCTACCCCCATTCAGATTCCCAGATACTTTCGGACATAAATCTTGAACTTAAAAAAGGGGAATTTGTGCTCCTTGTGGGTCCCAGCGGGTGTGGAAAAAGTACTCTTGTCCGCTGCCTTAACAGGCTAATTCCAGAAATTTCAGGAGGAAGTTTTTCCGGGCGTGTTCTGCTTCATGGACAAGATCTTAAAAACGAAAAAATTAATAAGTTGGCTCTTGAAGTTGGAATGGTGTTCCAGAACCCCGAAACCCAATTGTTTCGTATGACAGTAGCTGAAGATATTTCTTTTGGGCCTGAAAATTTAGGTTTACCCATAATTGAAGTACTGTCCCGAGTAGAAAAAGCTCTCAAAGCAGTTAGGCTGGAGAAGCTAAGGGATCATTTCATTTTCACACTCTCAGGAGGGGAAAAACAGAGGACTGCAATAGGAGGAAATCTAGCAATGGAGCCTGAGATCCTTGTTCTTGACGAGCCAACATCGGATCTTGATCCTGCAGGCACCCAGAAAGTGCTTGAGCTGCTAAGGAAACTAAACGAAGAAAAGCAGACAACCCTTATCCTTATAGAACACAAACTTGACTCGGTTTTTGAAATTGCAGACCGTATGCTTGTTATGGATAAAGGTAGGTTTATCTTTGATGGAAAACCTTTTGAAATCCTATGCCGCGAAGAAGTAACACTTAAAAAACTCGGGATTCACCCCCCTCAACTCACTGAAATTTTTCACCTGCTGGAAATGGATTATGAAGCTTCAATAGTTCCGTCCTATGAAAATGTTCTGAAGCGACTTGCTGAACTTCTGCAAGTGCCTGCTACCAGGCAACTTGAAAACCATAGATGGCAAAAACCTGAAACTTCCGGTTCTATTTTACCTTCAGAAGAAAACTTACCCTTTGTACGGATAGAGAACCTCTACTACAGGCCTGAAGATGGTTCGGAAATCCTGAAAAACATTAATCTGAATATCAAAAGTGGAGAGTTTCTTGCTCTTCTTGGGCACAACGGAGCTGGAAAGACAACTCTAGCAGGCCACTTGATAGGGTTTTACAGACCCTCTTTTGGAAGAATCCTGCTTAATGGAAAAGACATAGAGAGGTATTCTACAGCTCAGTTATCGAAAAAAGTCGGGTATCTTTTCCAGAATCCAGATTCGCAGATATTTATGGATAGTGTAACTAAAGAAGTCCGTTTTGGACTCGAAAACATGGATATTCCCAAAGACAAAATTGAAAAACTGGTAGACGAATCCCTGGAAACAATGGAACTTTCAGCTTATAAAGATAGGCACCCTCATTCTCTTTCAAGAGGGCAACGACAGCGCTTGGCAGTAGCTTCCATTCTTGCTCTCGAACCGGACCTTCTTGTTCTGGACGAACCGACAACAGGGCAGGACAGAGGGCACATAGCAAAGTTCCTGGACAAGATTAAGGAACTGAATAAACTTGGGAAAACGGTCATTCTCATAACACATGATATGGAACTTGTAGCCGAGTATGCTGAGAGGGTTGTCGTGATGAAGCAGGGAAGAATCCTGCTGGACGGACCAACAGCAAATGTGTTTTCAAATACGGAAAAATTAAATGAAGCTGGAATCATCCCTCCCCTTCTTTCAAGGCTTTGCTTGGACCTTCGAAAACAAGGAATTAATATACCTCCCCTGCTCACGGTTTCCGAATTGAAATGTTTCCTTCAGGAGCATTGCCCCGAGTTTAAGGATTGA